From Eubacterium sp. 1001713B170207_170306_E7, the proteins below share one genomic window:
- the raiA gene encoding ribosome-associated translation inhibitor RaiA, producing MKFTIYGKNMHVSEGLKEALRKKFEKFDRYFGQETEVYATFSKEKNFQMLEITIPMGKTILRAEEKSEDMAGSIEAVVDKLESQLRKHKTKLQKRYAEEALKYNLEGLEPMEDYEEHPPKVVRTKKFAVKPMSVDEATMQMELLGHDFFVFLNAETEDVNVVYMRKDGNYGLIEPIF from the coding sequence ATGAAATTCACAATTTACGGAAAAAACATGCATGTATCAGAAGGTTTAAAAGAAGCACTCAGGAAAAAGTTCGAAAAGTTTGACCGCTACTTTGGGCAGGAGACAGAAGTGTATGCGACTTTCAGCAAGGAAAAGAACTTCCAGATGCTGGAAATAACCATTCCAATGGGTAAAACGATTTTAAGAGCTGAAGAAAAAAGCGAAGATATGGCCGGGTCCATTGAAGCTGTAGTTGACAAACTGGAAAGCCAGTTAAGAAAACATAAAACAAAACTGCAAAAACGTTACGCTGAAGAAGCATTGAAATATAATCTGGAAGGTCTCGAACCAATGGAAGATTACGAAGAGCATCCGCCAAAGGTTGTGCGCACAAAGAAATTTGCCGTTAAGCCAATGTCCGTCGATGAAGCGACCATGCAGATGGAGCTTTTGGGACATGATTTCTTTGTATTTTTAAACGCAGAAACTGAGGATGTTAACGTTGTTTACATGAGAAAAGACGGAAACTATGGCCTGATCGAGCCGATTTTCTAG
- the secA gene encoding preprotein translocase subunit SecA, whose amino-acid sequence MGFLDGIFDVNKKDIKRLQKKVDKILALDDQYSAMSDNELKNQTVLLKERLANGETLDDILVEAFATVREAAYRSIGMKHFPVQLLGGMVLHEGNIAEMKTGEGKTLVSTLPAYLNALEEKGVYIVTVNDYLATRDSQWMGKVHEFLGLKVGLVVHGLSFDEKIEAYNADITYGTNNEFGFDYLRDNMASQKAQQVQRVLNYAIIDEVDSVLIDEARTPLIISGSGDKSTKLYEQADMFVKRLKEDTWDGDEKEDDRPIEEKGDYSKDEKAKSVMLTEKGVEKAEKYFGLDNLADVDNMEISHNINQALHANALMFKDRDYVVKDGEIIIVDEFTGRLMPGRRYSNGLHQAIEAKEHVKVNRESKTLATITFQNYFRMFNKLSGMTGTAKTEEEEFNTIYNLNVVTIPTNKPMVRNDMNDLVYKSEEGKFKAVAEEVKQRHATGQPILIGTISIEKSELLSKYLKREGIKHNVLNAKYLEREAEIVSNAGQMDAVTISTNMAGRGTDIVLGEGVQELGGLHIIGTERHESRRIDNQLRGRSGRQGDPGSSQFFVSLEDDLMRIFGSERIQNMVESIGLDEDTPIENKMLTKGIESAQKRVEARNFDIRKNVLQYDNVMNRQREIIYDQRQQVIDGQNMHEQIWKMTEDMVDSYVEMYTNGGDYYDSWDLEGLNNYFEKTLVAEGATLNLPREPESRDELREAILQYCRSNYEEKQKTLGDANMQELERAILLRSVDAAWMEHIDNMEQLKQGIGLRAYGQNDPVKEYTKEGFAMFEDMILRIQEDTVKYLYNIKIQRAPQPQRNVNMDEVKTNENEIEGRPAAAKTKKVGRNDPCPCGSGKKYKKCCGANL is encoded by the coding sequence TTGGGGTTTTTAGATGGAATATTTGATGTCAATAAAAAAGACATCAAAAGACTGCAAAAAAAAGTAGATAAGATTCTGGCATTGGATGACCAGTACAGCGCCATGTCGGATAATGAATTAAAAAATCAGACTGTTCTGTTAAAGGAGCGGCTGGCAAACGGAGAGACCTTGGACGATATTCTGGTCGAAGCCTTTGCCACGGTCCGTGAGGCAGCTTACCGCTCAATCGGCATGAAGCATTTCCCGGTCCAGCTGCTTGGCGGTATGGTCCTTCACGAAGGGAATATCGCGGAAATGAAAACCGGTGAAGGGAAAACCCTTGTGTCTACCCTGCCGGCTTATTTGAATGCCCTCGAGGAAAAGGGTGTTTATATTGTAACCGTCAATGATTACTTGGCCACGCGTGACAGCCAGTGGATGGGCAAGGTTCATGAGTTTTTAGGCTTAAAGGTCGGCCTGGTGGTTCACGGCCTGAGCTTTGATGAAAAAATCGAGGCTTACAACGCGGACATTACCTACGGGACCAACAACGAATTTGGGTTTGACTACCTGCGTGACAATATGGCGTCGCAGAAGGCCCAGCAGGTACAGCGCGTGCTCAATTACGCCATTATCGATGAAGTGGACTCCGTGCTCATTGACGAGGCCAGAACCCCGCTGATCATCTCAGGCAGCGGTGACAAGAGCACCAAGCTGTATGAGCAGGCGGACATGTTTGTCAAGCGTCTCAAGGAAGATACCTGGGACGGCGACGAAAAGGAAGATGACCGCCCCATTGAGGAAAAGGGTGATTACAGCAAGGATGAAAAGGCAAAATCCGTTATGCTGACCGAAAAGGGTGTGGAAAAGGCTGAAAAATATTTTGGCCTGGATAATCTGGCAGATGTGGATAATATGGAAATTTCCCACAACATCAACCAGGCTCTGCACGCCAATGCTCTGATGTTTAAGGACCGCGACTATGTTGTAAAGGACGGCGAGATCATCATCGTCGATGAATTTACAGGCCGTCTGATGCCGGGCCGCCGTTACTCCAACGGCCTTCACCAGGCCATCGAAGCCAAGGAACACGTAAAGGTCAACCGCGAGTCAAAAACGCTGGCGACCATTACCTTCCAGAACTACTTCAGAATGTTCAACAAGCTCTCCGGTATGACCGGTACGGCAAAGACCGAGGAAGAAGAGTTCAATACCATATACAACCTGAACGTTGTGACCATTCCAACCAACAAACCAATGGTCCGCAACGATATGAACGACCTTGTTTACAAAAGTGAAGAGGGGAAATTCAAAGCAGTGGCGGAAGAGGTCAAGCAGCGCCATGCCACCGGGCAGCCGATTCTGATCGGGACAATCTCCATTGAAAAATCAGAGCTGCTGAGCAAATACCTCAAGCGGGAAGGCATTAAGCATAATGTCCTGAACGCGAAATATCTGGAGCGTGAAGCCGAGATTGTCTCAAATGCCGGGCAGATGGACGCTGTCACCATTTCCACCAATATGGCGGGCCGTGGTACGGATATCGTCCTCGGAGAAGGCGTTCAGGAGCTGGGCGGACTGCACATTATCGGTACGGAGCGCCATGAGAGCCGCCGTATTGACAATCAGCTGCGCGGCCGTTCCGGCCGTCAGGGCGACCCGGGCTCCTCACAGTTTTTCGTTTCACTGGAGGATGACCTGATGCGTATTTTCGGTTCTGAAAGAATTCAGAACATGGTTGAGAGCATCGGCCTTGACGAAGATACCCCCATTGAAAACAAAATGCTGACCAAGGGCATCGAAAGCGCCCAGAAACGCGTGGAAGCCCGTAACTTTGACATCCGTAAGAATGTTCTCCAGTATGATAATGTCATGAACCGTCAGAGAGAAATTATCTATGACCAGCGTCAGCAGGTTATCGACGGCCAGAACATGCATGAGCAGATCTGGAAAATGACCGAGGATATGGTTGACAGCTATGTGGAAATGTACACCAACGGCGGTGACTATTACGACAGCTGGGATCTCGAAGGTCTGAATAATTACTTTGAGAAAACACTGGTAGCCGAGGGAGCGACCCTGAATCTGCCCAGGGAACCGGAAAGCCGCGACGAACTCAGGGAAGCCATTCTCCAGTATTGCCGCAGCAACTATGAAGAAAAACAAAAAACACTGGGCGATGCCAACATGCAGGAGCTGGAACGCGCAATTCTTCTGAGAAGCGTGGACGCAGCCTGGATGGAACACATCGACAATATGGAACAGCTCAAGCAGGGGATTGGCCTGCGCGCCTACGGTCAGAATGACCCGGTTAAGGAATATACCAAAGAGGGCTTTGCCATGTTTGAGGATATGATTTTAAGAATCCAGGAAGACACGGTCAAATACCTCTACAATATTAAAATCCAGAGAGCGCCGCAGCCGCAGCGCAACGTCAACATGGATGAGGTTAAAACCAATGAAAATGAAATTGAAGGCCGGCCCGCAGCAGCCAAAACCAAAAAGGTAGGCCGGAATGATCCCTGCCCCTGCGGCAGCGGCAAGAAGTATAAAAAATGCTGCGGCGCAAATTTATAA
- a CDS encoding DUF5317 family protein: MFVLIAIILGLIIGFIRGGSFKGFKAKKISLLPLGIIGIILQFGLHLYYYTGGIEAVDAFLPVVNFISYILILVTLVFNLDDFWTIMMAVGITANFIVTFINGGKMPVAAKIVESLPETSAFATSINEGTNAVYAVMQQTGLWVLGVNVPIPFVGGFMQYIGSIGGFSIGSAVVFAGLIGWVQYAMNRIPADSVFNKDEPIGEEDYILPPDEDDEDDFFDDYDDENDDYYPEEDFEEDPIENLEDSFESMTDVIPKLTPETIAEIQNNGGDASMGKSILDEYDSGQDTKVFTAIKDIGTYEPTEVKEDFSDEDTGPVSGFFTQSFYAEKEKGKLAFEKEQEEIKTEEKPEEKAPEQRVVIQEPVINIEPVPQPQPVVVEEKTPFVVEDDKIVSNPEYGATMINTEKEERTEDDMLSIWQQVNQEQERVRARKRRRTRYVDVKEPFKAEREKVAAEKAVARAAAVAKAQAVTEAQPVHRQITAEELQAQTIAAQQAAAAVQKPAEPVITPPIEEPAAPVAVTAAPQPTAAAPQTASAEVKASAADPDEERERAGYERVKLNVDGKDVVFWRKKKD; this comes from the coding sequence ATGTTTGTACTAATAGCAATTATACTAGGACTAATCATTGGCTTTATCAGAGGCGGGAGCTTTAAAGGCTTCAAAGCGAAGAAGATCTCCTTGCTGCCTTTGGGAATTATCGGAATTATTTTGCAGTTTGGACTCCATCTGTATTATTATACTGGCGGTATCGAAGCGGTTGATGCGTTCTTACCAGTGGTTAATTTTATCAGCTACATTTTAATTTTGGTCACGCTGGTCTTTAACCTGGATGATTTCTGGACCATTATGATGGCTGTGGGTATCACGGCGAATTTTATTGTCACCTTTATCAATGGCGGCAAGATGCCGGTGGCGGCAAAAATTGTGGAATCGCTTCCGGAGACCTCGGCCTTTGCCACCAGCATTAATGAGGGAACCAATGCGGTGTACGCGGTAATGCAGCAGACCGGGCTCTGGGTGCTGGGGGTTAATGTGCCCATTCCGTTTGTCGGCGGCTTTATGCAGTATATCGGTAGCATCGGCGGTTTCAGTATCGGCAGTGCCGTTGTTTTTGCTGGCCTTATCGGCTGGGTACAGTATGCCATGAACCGCATTCCGGCAGATTCTGTCTTTAATAAGGACGAACCGATCGGCGAGGAAGATTATATTCTGCCGCCGGACGAAGATGACGAAGACGACTTTTTTGACGATTATGATGACGAAAATGACGACTACTACCCGGAAGAAGATTTTGAAGAGGATCCGATTGAAAACCTCGAGGACTCCTTTGAGAGCATGACCGATGTTATTCCAAAGCTGACGCCGGAAACCATTGCTGAGATTCAGAACAATGGCGGAGACGCCAGCATGGGCAAGTCCATTTTGGATGAGTATGACTCTGGCCAGGATACAAAAGTGTTTACGGCCATCAAGGATATTGGAACCTATGAGCCAACTGAAGTAAAAGAAGATTTTTCAGATGAAGATACAGGACCGGTTTCCGGTTTCTTTACCCAATCGTTTTATGCTGAAAAGGAAAAGGGCAAGCTTGCCTTTGAAAAGGAACAGGAAGAAATTAAAACTGAGGAAAAACCGGAGGAAAAAGCCCCGGAACAGCGCGTTGTTATCCAGGAACCTGTGATCAATATTGAGCCGGTTCCACAGCCGCAGCCAGTGGTTGTTGAGGAAAAGACACCGTTTGTTGTGGAGGATGATAAGATTGTCAGCAATCCGGAATATGGAGCAACTATGATCAATACAGAAAAAGAAGAACGTACAGAAGACGATATGCTCAGTATCTGGCAGCAGGTTAATCAGGAACAGGAACGTGTCCGTGCCCGTAAACGCCGCCGTACCAGATACGTTGACGTCAAGGAACCATTTAAGGCAGAACGCGAAAAGGTCGCGGCGGAAAAGGCAGTGGCCCGCGCAGCCGCTGTAGCGAAGGCCCAGGCAGTAACCGAAGCCCAGCCTGTCCACCGTCAGATTACAGCTGAAGAGCTTCAGGCACAGACCATTGCGGCTCAGCAGGCAGCCGCCGCAGTTCAGAAGCCCGCGGAACCGGTGATTACACCGCCGATTGAAGAACCGGCAGCACCAGTGGCTGTAACAGCCGCTCCGCAGCCGACAGCGGCAGCGCCTCAGACAGCCAGTGCCGAAGTGAAAGCCAGCGCGGCCGATCCGGATGAGGAACGCGAAAGAGCCGGATATGAACGTGTTAAGCTGAATGTCGACGGCAAGGACGTTGTGTTCTGGCGCAAGAAAAAAGATTAA